AACACTTATCATGTGGGTGCGGAATTTGTTTATGCGGCTCTTCTCGTGATACGCGGTGGGTATATTCAGGACAAGGATGGGGATATCAAGGCTCCAACCTATGGCTTGGGATTTCTCATGCTCGAGAATAAATTGAGGATCGATTTCGCCAGTATTCCCCAGGCGTCAGATCTCGAGAGGGTATATCGCTGGTCGGTCGGATACAATTTCTAGATCCACCCCTGGGAAAGGTTCAGCCACTTGGCAGCGGTTAGCTATAATATGCGGACAGGCCTGGCACTGTTTCTGTTGACCATCTTTGCAGCTTTGTTGTCCGATGCATATGCTTCGGGCAGGAAAGCTCCCGTCCTCAGAAGATCGGATAACGGGACCTTCGTCTATTCAGGCGAGAGGAAAGACGTTCCGGATTACGACAAGCCACCGAGAAAAATATTCGATTACGACGATGTATCCCGTAGACTGGCAAGTCGTGCGATGTTGACTAAGGGGGGCGGCCCCGGAGTGGTTGAAGGGACCATACGTGTTGTCGTACTGAGGATCGCATTCAGAAACAACAGCATGCCCGGACTCACCAGTATATCTACCGATGGAGATTTCGATCTGACTCCCGGCGGCACATCGCTCATCGATCCGACTCCTCATAATTCAGTATATTTCAGCGGACATATGCAGGGCCTCCATAATTATATCGATCTTCAGTCCTGCGGTAAGCTGCAGGTCGAATGGGACATCCTGCCGCAGGAGGAGAACGGTTCCTACAAACTATCTGACATAGCCGATTACGGGCCGGGCAGCGGTGGAGGATGGACGACTCCCCAGCTGGCTCACTTTCTTTATGACGCGGTTGTCACAGCCGACCAGGAACTGGCTGATCAGGGATATCCCGTCAGGCTTTCAGATTACGATGCAGTCATCCTGGTGCATGCGGGCGCCGATCTCCAAAGTGATTATTATTCGGACAGCCCTAACGACATCCCCTCGTTTTTCGCGCGACTTGGTGATGTGGACCAGATACCTATCGAGGGCGGCTCGACGATAATATCGGAAATATCAGTTGTGCCTGAGACAGCTACGCAGGATGGTATCCACGGGAGCCAGGCGTCCGTGCTGGCCCATGAATTCGGACATGTCCTGGGGCTTCCAGACCTCTACGATGTCTATTATGGAATGCCGATCGTGGGAGTATGGGACCAGATGGATTCCGGCAGCCAGGTCGGGGTATACCTGATCGATGGTGATGAGGAGATATATGTCCTCGGTATCCTGCCCGCCGGATTCGGTGCCTGGTCAAAATACATGTTGGGATGGCTCGATGTCGACACGGTCCAGACTTTCGACAATGAGATAGCTCTCAGTGCCCTGGAGAAATGCCCATCGCGAGCTGTCAGGGTCGATATAACCGGTGATGAATACTATCTGATAGAGAACCGTGCCGCGGAGACGGACGACATATATACTCAGCCCGTCTGGGATCCCGTATCAGGAGTCGTGATCGGCTGGGGCAACTGTCTGAATTGTGATGAGGGTGAAGTAGATGAATACGAATGGGAACTTGTCAACACCTACGACATTCTGTTGCCCACCGAATCTGATTATCCTTCGAGCGACGGGGGGCCAGGCTTGCTCGTCTGGCATATAGATGAAAGTTTCATTGCCGACCGGTGGTATGAGAACGAAGTGAACTCCAGATGGCCTTTTGGAGTCTGGCTGGTTGAAGCGGGTGGAGAGACAGACCTCGGCAATCCATATTCCGGTTACAGGATGGGGTGGTTTGACGACGCGTTTTATGCCGGCAACTCCGAGGTGATGTCTGACTCGACTTTTCCTTCGGCGTGGAGTAACTGGGGTGTGCCCTCGGGAGTAAGGCTCGAGAATGTATCGGGTAGAGATACATTGATGACATTCGGCGCGGGGGTAAGGGATATCGATTATTCGGAGCCTTTTGTCCCGGCGACCACGATTCCCGATGGAGGAGCGCTTCACCTTGCGGGCCAGAACAGATCGGTCCTGGTCGACGCTTTCGGTGGAGTATATGTCACGGGCCATGATGAGATGGTGGCTCATGTAGCTGTTCCTGCTATGACACCGATGCTTCTTGCTCCGGGATTCGATTCTTCTGACGGGGCGGATGCGGTTATTATCGTTGGCGCGGATGGGTTGTTTCATGCATTGAGTACTTACGATTGGGAAGCGATCAACGATTCATGGCCAGCTTCGTTCGGAGCGGGACCTGTCACTCATCCTGCGCTGTTTACCGCTGATGAGGATGTAATGATCGCGGCAGTCTTTGATGACGGCAGTATGCGGCTGACAGGCAGATCCGCTGTGGATGAAGTCGATCCGTACTATTTACCTGACGGTATGAGTTTTTCCGGAAACCTTGTCATAGAAGATGATGGGACAGGAAATTCGACACATATGGTGATTCTTGTCACAGGCCAGGTTACAGGGGAGACAAGATTGTCCCGTTTTTCTCCTGTTGATGGCAATATTGTACAATTGTTGGGTTGGGATCCCGTAATCCCGCTATCACAGACCGATATGTCAGGGAGGATCGTTCTGCTCGGTGGAGATCTCGATCCCGCTGCCGATGGATATGAATTCTATGTAGTGGCGATGTCGACCGGCAGGGTGATATGTTGCGGCCAGGACGGAATCATATCGGACAGAAGTCTTGGGAAAGCTGTCATAAGCGTACCCGCCCTTCAGGATATGAACGGAGATTCATATATTGATATCGTAATGACCGACGGGATCAATATCCATGTCAGGGGAACCACAGGATCAAGCATCACGGGATGGCCAAGGAATATCAACGATATGTTCGTGCTTCCGATGGAAATCAGGATAACAGCGGCGTTGACAACCGCATCTTCATCGGAGGGAGCCTGGGTAGCGGTCGGTACAGACGCAGGCATCTTCTTTATCCTGGATCACATGGGCGAACTTGTCCCTGGCTACCCGAAGAGAATAGCCTCCAGTCTGAATCAGCCTGTAGAGCTGACAGTGTCCGGAGAAGAGGGACAATATATTTATCTGGATATGATCTATAATCATGGAATAAATGAATTTTACGATTTCAGGCCTCCAGGCGGCTCAGTCAAGTGGCGCAGGGGTGATTTTGGACCTCCGGACCCTGATATCTCCTGGCCGATGCTTTATGGCGATACAGGACGTACAGGCTTCGCGTCCGGTTCAAGCGGGTTCGATACTGCCATTCCTGCCTGGACCGAACTGGAAGAAGGGATAACCATTTATCCGAATCCTTCGAGGACGGGTAAAGTCTCGGTCCATTTCAGTGCGCCTGAATCCGGCAAAGCCAGTAT
The Candidatus Latescibacterota bacterium DNA segment above includes these coding regions:
- a CDS encoding immune inhibitor A → MAAVSYNMRTGLALFLLTIFAALLSDAYASGRKAPVLRRSDNGTFVYSGERKDVPDYDKPPRKIFDYDDVSRRLASRAMLTKGGGPGVVEGTIRVVVLRIAFRNNSMPGLTSISTDGDFDLTPGGTSLIDPTPHNSVYFSGHMQGLHNYIDLQSCGKLQVEWDILPQEENGSYKLSDIADYGPGSGGGWTTPQLAHFLYDAVVTADQELADQGYPVRLSDYDAVILVHAGADLQSDYYSDSPNDIPSFFARLGDVDQIPIEGGSTIISEISVVPETATQDGIHGSQASVLAHEFGHVLGLPDLYDVYYGMPIVGVWDQMDSGSQVGVYLIDGDEEIYVLGILPAGFGAWSKYMLGWLDVDTVQTFDNEIALSALEKCPSRAVRVDITGDEYYLIENRAAETDDIYTQPVWDPVSGVVIGWGNCLNCDEGEVDEYEWELVNTYDILLPTESDYPSSDGGPGLLVWHIDESFIADRWYENEVNSRWPFGVWLVEAGGETDLGNPYSGYRMGWFDDAFYAGNSEVMSDSTFPSAWSNWGVPSGVRLENVSGRDTLMTFGAGVRDIDYSEPFVPATTIPDGGALHLAGQNRSVLVDAFGGVYVTGHDEMVAHVAVPAMTPMLLAPGFDSSDGADAVIIVGADGLFHALSTYDWEAINDSWPASFGAGPVTHPALFTADEDVMIAAVFDDGSMRLTGRSAVDEVDPYYLPDGMSFSGNLVIEDDGTGNSTHMVILVTGQVTGETRLSRFSPVDGNIVQLLGWDPVIPLSQTDMSGRIVLLGGDLDPAADGYEFYVVAMSTGRVICCGQDGIISDRSLGKAVISVPALQDMNGDSYIDIVMTDGINIHVRGTTGSSITGWPRNINDMFVLPMEIRITAALTTASSSEGAWVAVGTDAGIFFILDHMGELVPGYPKRIASSLNQPVELTVSGEEGQYIYLDMIYNHGINEFYDFRPPGGSVKWRRGDFGPPDPDISWPMLYGDTGRTGFASGSSGFDTAIPAWTELEEGITIYPNPSRTGKVSVHFSAPESGKASIRIMTLTGELIFEETKQLSGGEDEFEISMLDKASGVYICRLEIEAGSRSVSINRKFAVIR